A single window of Anomaloglossus baeobatrachus isolate aAnoBae1 chromosome 5, aAnoBae1.hap1, whole genome shotgun sequence DNA harbors:
- the LOC142309965 gene encoding uncharacterized protein LOC142309965 isoform X1 yields the protein MKGNDYFRGEGIDVSAETSLLKSPFCKTMTDPPDIPKNHSEITDGVLNLTLEIIFLLTGEDCTVVKKTSGQCLSPTNCRLLSEWSRSQSSIHSLICKDKKKILDLANKMIELLTGEVPIRCEDVTVHFSMEEWEYVEGHKDLYHDIMMEEHQPFTSVDEFQKRNPSERCLSPLDFQDCPEDNHSVTEDHQAEDLIDLKVEVIAEEVELYEVDNHLCKEEEIPTDISTDNQTKSSEEYIMLYPVNEEDNDVALDSSAENSFNPNTHTVNYSEDISDPSNHDYASPDPSQLITQSTSHSRDSMFIFPECEKEFLQKSDIFSCVHCGQSSTWNSYMGEKSCPCSEFGKCFSQNNYLNNQRAQLAVHKYQCPECGKWFAQKANLVRHEKIHRHERPYACSECRKCFTQRSDLIKHQRIHTGEKPFSCSECGKCFTKKSVLVKHQRIHTGERPFPCLECGKSFTQKSGLVEHGRTHTGEKPYSCLECGKSFTKKSNLAKHWKIHTGERPFPCLVCGKSFAHKSGLIEHGRLHTGEKPFSCSKCGKCFKYRSNFIRHQVLHT from the exons TGCAGAAACCTCATTGCTAAAATCTCCCTTCTGCAAAACAATGACTGATCCTCCAGATATCCCGAAGAATCACAGTGAGATTACTGATGGAGTATTAAACCTTACACTGGAGATTATCTTCCTGCTAACTGGAGAG GATTGCACAGTAGTGAAAAAGACATCTGGTCAGTGTCTGAGCCCCACAAACTGCCGCTTACTGTCAGAATGGAGCAGATCCCAGAGTTCAATTCACTCACTAATATGTAAGGATAAAAAGAAGATCCTAGACCTCGccaacaagatgattgagctgctgactggagag gttcctataaggtgtgagGATGTCACTGtccatttctccatggaggagtgggagtatgtagaaggacacaaggatcttTACCACGACATCATGATGGAGGAGCACCAGCCATTTACATCAGTTG ATGAATTTCagaaaagaaatccatcagagagatgtcTGAGTCCTCTGGATTTCCAGGACTGTCCAGAAGACAATCACAGTGTTACAGAAGATCATCAG GCTGAAGACCTAATTGATCTTAAAGTTGAAGTCATTGCAGAGGAAGTGGAATTGTATGAGGTGGATAatcacttgtgtaaggaggaagaaaTTCCTACAGATATCAGTACAG ATAACCAGACCAAGAGCTCAGAGGAATATATCATGTTATATCCAGTTAATGAAGAAGATAATGATGTTGCACTCGATTCTTCAGCAGAAAACTCATTTAACCCTAATACACATACAGTCAATTACAGTGAAGATATTTCTGATCCCTCTAATCATGACTATGCTTCTCCTGATCCATCGCAGTTGATTACACAAAGTACAAGTCACAGCAGGGATAGTATGTTTATATTTCCTGAATGCGAGAAAGAATTTTTGCAGAAATCAGACATTTTTTCATGTGTCCACTGCGGCCAGTCGTCGACTTGGAATTCCTACATGGGAGAAAAGTCATGTCCTTGTTCAGAATTTGGAAAATGTTTTTCACAGAATAACTATCTTAATAATCAGAGAGCACAGCTAGCTGTGCATAAGTATCAATGTCCAGAGTGTGGGAAATGGTTTGCACAAAAAGCAAATCTCGTaagacatgagaaaattcacagacATGAGAGGCCATATGCTTGTTCAGAGTGTCGGAAATGCTTTACCCAAAGATCGGATCTTATTAAGcaccaaagaattcacactggggagaagccattttcttgttcagaatgtggaaaatgttttactaagaaatcggttcttgttaaacatcagagaattcacacaggagagaggccgttTCCATGTTTGGAATGTGGAAAGTCCTTCACCCAGAAATCAGGCCTTGTCGAACAtgggagaactcacacaggggagaaaccctattcatgtttggagtgtgggaaatcttttactAAAAAATCAAACCTTGCAAAACACTGGAAAATTCATACAGGTGAAAGGCCATTTCCTTGTTTGGTATGTGGAAAAAGCTTTGCTCACAAATCCGGCCTCATTGAACATGGgagacttcacacaggggagaagccattctccTGTTCaaaatgtggcaaatgttttaagTACAGATCAAACTTTATAAGACATCAGGTCCTTCATACATAA
- the LOC142309965 gene encoding uncharacterized protein LOC142309965 isoform X2, translating into MTDPPDIPKNHSEITDGVLNLTLEIIFLLTGEDCTVVKKTSGQCLSPTNCRLLSEWSRSQSSIHSLICKDKKKILDLANKMIELLTGEVPIRCEDVTVHFSMEEWEYVEGHKDLYHDIMMEEHQPFTSVDEFQKRNPSERCLSPLDFQDCPEDNHSVTEDHQAEDLIDLKVEVIAEEVELYEVDNHLCKEEEIPTDISTDNQTKSSEEYIMLYPVNEEDNDVALDSSAENSFNPNTHTVNYSEDISDPSNHDYASPDPSQLITQSTSHSRDSMFIFPECEKEFLQKSDIFSCVHCGQSSTWNSYMGEKSCPCSEFGKCFSQNNYLNNQRAQLAVHKYQCPECGKWFAQKANLVRHEKIHRHERPYACSECRKCFTQRSDLIKHQRIHTGEKPFSCSECGKCFTKKSVLVKHQRIHTGERPFPCLECGKSFTQKSGLVEHGRTHTGEKPYSCLECGKSFTKKSNLAKHWKIHTGERPFPCLVCGKSFAHKSGLIEHGRLHTGEKPFSCSKCGKCFKYRSNFIRHQVLHT; encoded by the exons ATGACTGATCCTCCAGATATCCCGAAGAATCACAGTGAGATTACTGATGGAGTATTAAACCTTACACTGGAGATTATCTTCCTGCTAACTGGAGAG GATTGCACAGTAGTGAAAAAGACATCTGGTCAGTGTCTGAGCCCCACAAACTGCCGCTTACTGTCAGAATGGAGCAGATCCCAGAGTTCAATTCACTCACTAATATGTAAGGATAAAAAGAAGATCCTAGACCTCGccaacaagatgattgagctgctgactggagag gttcctataaggtgtgagGATGTCACTGtccatttctccatggaggagtgggagtatgtagaaggacacaaggatcttTACCACGACATCATGATGGAGGAGCACCAGCCATTTACATCAGTTG ATGAATTTCagaaaagaaatccatcagagagatgtcTGAGTCCTCTGGATTTCCAGGACTGTCCAGAAGACAATCACAGTGTTACAGAAGATCATCAG GCTGAAGACCTAATTGATCTTAAAGTTGAAGTCATTGCAGAGGAAGTGGAATTGTATGAGGTGGATAatcacttgtgtaaggaggaagaaaTTCCTACAGATATCAGTACAG ATAACCAGACCAAGAGCTCAGAGGAATATATCATGTTATATCCAGTTAATGAAGAAGATAATGATGTTGCACTCGATTCTTCAGCAGAAAACTCATTTAACCCTAATACACATACAGTCAATTACAGTGAAGATATTTCTGATCCCTCTAATCATGACTATGCTTCTCCTGATCCATCGCAGTTGATTACACAAAGTACAAGTCACAGCAGGGATAGTATGTTTATATTTCCTGAATGCGAGAAAGAATTTTTGCAGAAATCAGACATTTTTTCATGTGTCCACTGCGGCCAGTCGTCGACTTGGAATTCCTACATGGGAGAAAAGTCATGTCCTTGTTCAGAATTTGGAAAATGTTTTTCACAGAATAACTATCTTAATAATCAGAGAGCACAGCTAGCTGTGCATAAGTATCAATGTCCAGAGTGTGGGAAATGGTTTGCACAAAAAGCAAATCTCGTaagacatgagaaaattcacagacATGAGAGGCCATATGCTTGTTCAGAGTGTCGGAAATGCTTTACCCAAAGATCGGATCTTATTAAGcaccaaagaattcacactggggagaagccattttcttgttcagaatgtggaaaatgttttactaagaaatcggttcttgttaaacatcagagaattcacacaggagagaggccgttTCCATGTTTGGAATGTGGAAAGTCCTTCACCCAGAAATCAGGCCTTGTCGAACAtgggagaactcacacaggggagaaaccctattcatgtttggagtgtgggaaatcttttactAAAAAATCAAACCTTGCAAAACACTGGAAAATTCATACAGGTGAAAGGCCATTTCCTTGTTTGGTATGTGGAAAAAGCTTTGCTCACAAATCCGGCCTCATTGAACATGGgagacttcacacaggggagaagccattctccTGTTCaaaatgtggcaaatgttttaagTACAGATCAAACTTTATAAGACATCAGGTCCTTCATACATAA